One genomic segment of Bacteroides caccae includes these proteins:
- a CDS encoding class II fructose-bisphosphate aldolase — MVNYKDLGLVNTKEMFAKAIKGGYAIPAFNFNNMEQMQAIIKAAVETKSPVILQVSKGARQYANATLLRYMAQGAVEYAKELGCAHPEIVLHLDHGDTFETCKSCIDSGFSSVMIDGSHLPYEENVALTKKVVDYAHQFDVTVEGELGVLAGVEDEVSSDHHTYTDPEEVIDFATRTGCDSLAISIGTSHGAYKFTPEQCHIDPATGRMVPPPLAFEVLDAVMEKLPGFPIVLHGSSSVPEEEVETINKYGGALKAAIGIPEEELRKAAKSAVCKINIDSDSRLAMTAAIRKTFAEKPAEFDPRKYLGPARDNMEKLYKHKILNVLGSDNKLAQ; from the coding sequence ATGGTAAATTACAAAGATTTAGGATTGGTAAACACAAAAGAAATGTTTGCTAAGGCTATCAAAGGTGGATATGCTATCCCAGCATTCAACTTCAACAATATGGAACAGATGCAGGCTATCATCAAGGCTGCTGTTGAAACTAAATCTCCTGTGATTCTTCAGGTTTCTAAAGGTGCTCGTCAGTATGCTAACGCTACTTTGTTGCGTTACATGGCTCAGGGTGCTGTAGAATATGCTAAAGAATTAGGCTGTGCACATCCCGAAATCGTTCTTCATCTTGACCACGGAGATACTTTTGAAACTTGTAAATCTTGCATCGACTCAGGTTTTTCTTCAGTGATGATTGACGGTTCTCATCTTCCTTACGAAGAAAACGTAGCACTGACTAAGAAGGTAGTTGATTACGCTCACCAGTTTGATGTAACTGTAGAAGGCGAACTTGGCGTATTGGCAGGTGTTGAAGACGAAGTTTCTTCTGATCACCACACATATACTGACCCTGAAGAAGTAATTGATTTCGCTACTCGCACTGGTTGCGACTCTTTGGCTATCTCAATCGGTACTTCTCATGGTGCTTACAAATTTACTCCGGAACAGTGTCACATCGATCCGGCTACTGGTCGTATGGTTCCTCCTCCGTTGGCTTTCGAAGTATTGGATGCTGTTATGGAAAAACTTCCGGGATTCCCTATCGTTCTTCACGGTTCATCTTCAGTTCCTGAAGAAGAAGTTGAAACGATCAACAAATACGGTGGTGCTTTGAAAGCTGCTATTGGTATCCCTGAAGAAGAATTGCGTAAGGCTGCTAAGTCTGCAGTTTGCAAAATCAACATCGACTCAGACTCTCGTCTGGCTATGACTGCTGCTATCCGCAAGACTTTTGCTGAAAAACCGGCAGAATTTGACCCACGTAAGTATCTTGGTCCGGCTCGCGACAACATGGAAAAACTGTATAAGCACAAAATCCTTAACGTGCTCGGTTCTGACAACAAGTTGGCACAGTAA
- a CDS encoding type B 50S ribosomal protein L31: MKKGLHPESYRPVVFKDMSNGDMFLSKSTVATKETIEFEGETYPLLKIEISNTSHPFYTGKSTLVDTAGRVDKFMSRYGDRKKK; this comes from the coding sequence ATGAAAAAAGGCCTTCATCCAGAATCATACCGTCCGGTAGTATTTAAAGATATGTCAAATGGTGACATGTTTTTATCTAAATCAACTGTAGCAACTAAAGAAACCATCGAATTCGAAGGTGAAACTTATCCGTTGCTGAAGATTGAAATCTCAAACACTTCTCACCCGTTCTATACTGGTAAATCTACATTGGTAGACACTGCAGGACGTGTTGATAAGTTCATGAGCCGTTACGGTGACCGTAAGAAGAAATAA
- a CDS encoding efflux RND transporter periplasmic adaptor subunit encodes MKKKYGFMLAVAVLLAGCGQKKETSVITARPVKTTIVESRSIIRKDFSGIVEAVEYVKLAFQVSGQIINLPVIEGEKVKKGQLIAAIDPRDIALQYAATKSAYETAAAQVERNKRLLSRQAISVQEYEISLANYQKAKSEYELSVNNMRDTKLTAPFDGSIEKRLVENYQRVNSGEGIVQLVNTHNLRIKFTIPDAYLYLLRTKDPRFLVEFDTFKGHVFQAKLEEYLDISTDGTGIPVSITIDDPSFDRDLYAVKPGFTCSIRFTADVGPLVQDSWTIIPLSAVFGESEGKKMYVWVVEDNKVHKREVTVNAPTGEAQVLISKGLKPEEKIVIAGVYQLVEGENVKDIEK; translated from the coding sequence ATGAAAAAGAAATATGGATTTATGCTCGCAGTAGCCGTCCTATTAGCGGGCTGCGGACAAAAAAAAGAAACGAGTGTTATAACGGCCCGTCCGGTGAAAACCACGATTGTAGAGTCAAGATCGATCATCAGAAAAGATTTTTCGGGAATTGTAGAAGCCGTGGAGTATGTGAAGCTGGCATTCCAGGTCAGCGGACAAATCATCAACCTGCCTGTCATAGAAGGCGAGAAAGTAAAGAAGGGACAATTGATTGCAGCTATCGACCCCAGGGACATCGCCCTGCAATATGCCGCTACCAAATCGGCGTATGAGACGGCTGCCGCACAAGTGGAACGCAATAAGCGCCTCCTCTCCCGCCAAGCCATATCGGTTCAGGAATATGAAATCAGCCTGGCTAATTACCAGAAAGCGAAATCAGAATATGAGTTATCCGTCAATAATATGCGCGACACTAAATTGACGGCTCCCTTCGACGGTTCCATCGAAAAACGTCTTGTGGAAAATTATCAGCGTGTCAACTCGGGTGAAGGTATCGTGCAGTTGGTCAATACACACAATCTGCGCATCAAGTTTACAATTCCCGACGCTTACCTTTACCTGCTCCGCACCAAAGACCCGCGTTTTCTAGTAGAGTTCGACACATTCAAAGGACATGTTTTCCAGGCAAAGCTTGAAGAATATCTTGATATCTCGACAGACGGAACGGGGATTCCGGTCAGTATTACTATTGATGACCCGTCTTTCGACCGGGATTTATATGCAGTGAAACCGGGATTTACGTGCAGTATCCGTTTCACGGCAGATGTAGGACCGTTGGTACAGGATAGTTGGACAATTATCCCGTTAAGCGCCGTGTTCGGTGAAAGCGAAGGAAAGAAGATGTACGTCTGGGTGGTGGAAGACAACAAGGTACACAAACGAGAAGTGACTGTTAACGCACCTACCGGAGAAGCACAGGTACTTATCTCCAAAGGGTTGAAACCGGAAGAGAAAATTGTTATTGCCGGAGTATATCAGTTAGTAGAAGGGGAAAACGTAAAAGATATAGAGAAATGA
- a CDS encoding efflux RND transporter permease subunit translates to MNLAKYSLDNTKIIYFFLAVLLIGGISSFGKLGKKEDAPFVIKSAVIMTRYPGAEPAEVERLITEPISREIQSMSGVYKIKSESMYGLSKITFELQPSLSASSIPQKWDELRRKVLNIQPQLPSGASTPTVSDDFGDVFGIYYGLTADDGFSYDEMRNWAERIKTQVVTADGVMKVALFGVQTEVVNIFISTNKLVGMGIDPKQLASLLQSQNQIINTGEIRAGEQQLRVTANGMYTTIDDIRNQVITTKAGQVKLGDIAVIEKGYLDPPSNIMHVNGKRAIGIGVSTDPQRDVVQTGENVKAKLSELLPLMPVGLELQSLYLENEIANEANNGFIINLIESILIVIVIIMLVMGLRAGVLIGSSLIFSIGGTLLIMSFFGVGLNRTSLAGFIIAMGMLVDNAIVVTDNAQIAIARGVNRRKALIDGATGPQWGLLGATFIAICSFLPLYLAPSSVAEIVKPLFVVLAISLGLSWILALTQTTVFGNFILKAKANGDAKDPYDKPFYHKFASILRTLIRRKVLTLGSMVALFIISLVIMGTMPQNFFPSLDKPYFRADVFYPDGYSINDVVKEMKSVEEHLVQQPEVKKVSITFGSTPLRYYLASTSVGPKPNFANVLVELTDSKYTKEYEENFDGYMKRNYPNAITRTSLFKLSPAVDAAIEIGFIGPNTDTLVALTNQALEIMHRNPDLINIRNSWGNKIPVWKPVYSPERAQPLGVSRQGMAQSIQIGTTGMTLGEYRQGDQVLPILLKDNTVDSFRINDLRTLPVFGTGNETTSLEQVVSDFDFQYRFSNVKDYNRQMVMMAQCDPRRGVNAIAAFNQVWSQVQKEIKVPEGYTMKYFGEQESQVESNEALAKNLPLTFFLMFVTLLFLFKTYRKPTVILLMLPLIFIGIVLGLLLLGKSFDFFSILGLLGLIGMNIKNAIVLVEQIDLEAKMGKKPLDAVVSATTSRIVPVAMASGTTILGMLPLLFDAMFGGMAATIMGGLLVASILTLFVLPVAYCAIQRIKD, encoded by the coding sequence ATGAACTTAGCCAAATATTCATTAGACAACACGAAGATTATCTATTTCTTTCTTGCTGTGTTGCTTATCGGAGGGATTTCTTCCTTCGGAAAGCTAGGGAAGAAAGAAGATGCTCCCTTCGTCATCAAGTCAGCGGTTATCATGACCCGTTATCCGGGAGCCGAGCCGGCAGAAGTGGAACGTCTGATAACAGAGCCTATCTCTCGCGAGATACAAAGTATGAGTGGTGTGTACAAGATTAAATCGGAATCTATGTACGGGCTTTCCAAAATCACATTTGAATTGCAACCGTCACTATCGGCAAGTTCCATTCCGCAAAAGTGGGACGAGCTACGTAGGAAGGTACTCAATATACAACCGCAGTTGCCGAGTGGTGCATCTACGCCGACTGTGTCGGACGATTTCGGCGATGTATTCGGTATCTATTACGGTCTGACGGCCGATGATGGTTTCTCCTACGACGAGATGCGAAACTGGGCGGAACGGATTAAAACACAAGTCGTCACTGCCGACGGTGTGATGAAAGTGGCACTGTTCGGAGTACAGACAGAGGTAGTAAATATCTTCATCTCGACCAATAAACTGGTAGGCATGGGCATCGACCCGAAACAGCTCGCCAGCCTGCTGCAATCACAAAACCAGATTATCAACACCGGAGAAATCCGCGCAGGGGAACAACAGCTACGGGTAACTGCTAATGGTATGTATACGACCATAGATGATATCCGCAATCAGGTTATCACCACGAAAGCGGGACAGGTAAAGTTGGGAGATATTGCCGTTATCGAAAAGGGCTATCTCGATCCTCCTTCCAATATCATGCACGTAAACGGAAAACGTGCTATCGGTATCGGTGTCTCTACCGACCCGCAACGAGACGTAGTGCAGACAGGTGAAAACGTAAAAGCAAAACTGAGTGAACTACTCCCGCTTATGCCCGTAGGACTGGAATTGCAAAGTCTTTATCTGGAAAACGAAATAGCCAACGAAGCCAATAACGGATTTATCATCAATCTGATTGAGTCCATCTTAATTGTAATTGTGATTATCATGCTGGTAATGGGACTTCGTGCCGGTGTCTTGATTGGCTCATCGCTGATATTTTCTATCGGAGGTACACTACTTATCATGTCTTTCTTTGGTGTCGGACTGAATCGTACATCGCTGGCGGGATTCATTATCGCAATGGGTATGCTGGTAGACAATGCCATTGTGGTGACGGATAATGCACAGATTGCCATTGCTCGTGGAGTAAACAGGCGAAAGGCATTGATAGACGGTGCCACAGGACCGCAATGGGGATTACTCGGAGCCACTTTCATTGCTATCTGTTCATTCCTGCCACTTTATCTGGCCCCGTCTTCGGTAGCGGAAATCGTGAAGCCGTTGTTTGTGGTACTCGCCATTTCACTGGGATTGAGTTGGATACTTGCATTGACACAGACGACCGTATTCGGTAATTTTATCCTGAAAGCCAAAGCGAACGGCGATGCAAAAGACCCATATGACAAGCCTTTCTATCATAAGTTTGCTTCTATTCTCCGGACGCTGATCCGCCGCAAGGTGTTGACGCTGGGTTCTATGGTAGCACTTTTCATCATCTCACTCGTCATCATGGGGACGATGCCACAAAACTTTTTCCCTTCTTTGGACAAACCTTATTTCCGTGCGGACGTATTCTACCCGGACGGGTATAGTATCAACGATGTGGTGAAAGAAATGAAATCGGTGGAAGAACATTTGGTGCAACAGCCGGAAGTAAAGAAAGTATCAATTACTTTCGGAAGCACACCATTGAGATATTATCTGGCATCTACTTCAGTAGGACCGAAACCGAACTTCGCCAATGTACTGGTAGAACTGACGGACAGCAAATATACGAAGGAATATGAGGAGAATTTCGACGGATATATGAAAAGGAATTATCCGAATGCGATTACCCGGACGAGCCTGTTCAAACTATCCCCTGCCGTAGACGCTGCTATTGAGATCGGTTTTATAGGGCCGAATACAGATACGCTTGTGGCACTAACCAACCAAGCGTTGGAGATTATGCACCGGAATCCGGATTTGATTAATATCCGCAATTCGTGGGGGAACAAAATTCCGGTATGGAAACCTGTGTATAGTCCGGAACGTGCACAACCGTTGGGAGTATCCCGACAGGGAATGGCACAAAGTATCCAGATTGGTACAACGGGAATGACGTTGGGAGAATACCGTCAGGGCGATCAGGTGCTCCCTATTCTGCTAAAGGATAATACGGTGGATTCGTTCCGTATCAATGACTTACGCACGCTTCCGGTGTTCGGCACGGGAAACGAGACAACAAGCCTGGAACAAGTAGTGTCGGATTTTGATTTTCAATACCGGTTCTCTAATGTGAAAGATTACAACCGACAAATGGTGATGATGGCGCAATGTGACCCGCGCCGCGGAGTAAATGCGATTGCAGCCTTCAACCAAGTGTGGTCGCAGGTACAAAAGGAGATTAAAGTTCCGGAAGGATATACGATGAAATATTTCGGAGAGCAGGAAAGCCAGGTAGAATCCAACGAAGCATTAGCCAAGAATCTTCCGTTGACGTTCTTTTTGATGTTTGTTACGCTACTGTTCCTATTCAAGACATATCGTAAACCGACAGTGATTTTGCTGATGTTACCGTTGATATTCATCGGTATCGTGTTAGGATTGCTATTACTTGGCAAATCATTCGACTTTTTCTCTATCCTCGGATTACTCGGATTAATCGGCATGAATATCAAGAATGCAATCGTACTTGTGGAACAGATTGATTTGGAAGCTAAGATGGGAAAGAAGCCGCTTGATGCGGTGGTTAGTGCCACAACGAGCCGTATCGTTCCTGTAGCAATGGCATCGGGGACAACGATTCTGGGTATGTTGCCGTTGCTGTTCGATGCGATGTTCGGCGGAATGGCAGCCACTATCATGGGAGGTTTGCTGGTAGCTTCGATACTGACACTGTTTGTGTTGCCGGTGGCTTATTGTGCCATTCAACGGATTAAGGATTAA
- a CDS encoding TolC family protein: protein MKTQFIIISLLLLGFTARAQQPYLSREAYRDKVEAYSQILKQQKLKTMASAEARKIAHTGFLPKIDVNADGTLNMSDLKAWNEPLGEYRNHTYQGVFVVSQPLYTGGTLNAQHKIAKADEKLNQLNEELTLDQIHYQSDAVYWNASASQAMLQSADKYQSIVKQQYNIIQDRFNDGMISRTDLLMISTRLKEAELQYIKARQNYTLALQKLNILMGMEPNAPVDSLSSIDTAFTPVQILSLENVLQRRADYESTQVNIMKSQAQRKAALSQFNPQLNMYFSGGWATGTPNLGYDVSFNPIVGINLNIPIFHWGARFKTNRQQKAYIGIQKLQQSYITDNINEELSGALTKLTETEYQVKTATENMNLANENLDLVTFSYNEGKASMVDVLSAQLSWTQAHTNLINAYLSEKMAIAEYRKVISE from the coding sequence ATGAAAACTCAATTTATAATTATATCACTGTTGCTTCTCGGCTTCACTGCCCGGGCGCAACAACCTTATCTCAGCCGGGAAGCCTATCGCGACAAAGTGGAGGCTTACAGCCAGATATTGAAACAACAAAAACTAAAGACAATGGCAAGTGCGGAAGCACGAAAGATAGCTCATACGGGATTCTTACCCAAAATAGACGTAAATGCGGACGGTACTCTGAATATGAGCGACCTAAAAGCATGGAACGAACCGCTGGGAGAATACCGGAACCACACTTATCAAGGGGTGTTTGTCGTCTCTCAACCTCTCTATACAGGTGGTACCCTTAACGCTCAACATAAGATTGCGAAAGCGGATGAGAAGCTGAATCAACTGAACGAGGAACTAACTTTGGACCAGATTCATTATCAGAGCGATGCTGTTTATTGGAATGCCTCCGCTTCACAAGCTATGTTACAGTCAGCAGACAAATATCAAAGCATTGTCAAACAGCAATATAACATCATTCAGGACCGTTTTAACGATGGAATGATTAGCCGTACAGACTTACTGATGATTTCCACCCGCTTAAAAGAAGCTGAACTACAATATATCAAGGCCCGTCAGAATTATACGTTAGCACTGCAAAAGTTGAATATCCTCATGGGTATGGAACCTAATGCTCCCGTAGACAGTCTTTCTTCGATTGACACAGCTTTTACCCCCGTACAGATTCTGTCGTTGGAAAATGTATTGCAACGGCGCGCTGATTACGAAAGTACGCAAGTAAATATCATGAAAAGTCAAGCGCAACGTAAAGCCGCTCTCAGCCAGTTTAACCCTCAACTAAATATGTATTTTAGCGGCGGCTGGGCAACGGGAACGCCTAACCTTGGATATGACGTATCTTTCAATCCTATTGTCGGCATTAATCTGAATATTCCTATTTTCCACTGGGGAGCCCGTTTCAAAACAAACCGCCAGCAGAAAGCATACATCGGAATACAGAAACTGCAACAAAGTTATATAACGGATAATATCAACGAAGAATTGTCCGGTGCATTAACTAAACTGACGGAAACGGAATATCAGGTGAAAACTGCAACAGAGAACATGAATCTGGCTAATGAAAATCTTGATTTAGTTACCTTCTCTTATAATGAAGGTAAAGCAAGTATGGTGGATGTTCTCTCGGCGCAGTTATCGTGGACACAGGCACACACAAATCTAATTAACGCATATTTGTCGGAGAAAATGGCGATAGCTGAATATAGAAAGGTTATCAGTGAATAA
- a CDS encoding sodium ion-translocating decarboxylase subunit beta, whose translation MNEIFENLYEMTAFSNIIAEPQFLIMYAIAFVLLYLGIKKQYEPLLLVPIAFGVLLANFPGGDMGVIQADENGMVMINGVMKNIWEMPLHDIAHELGLMNFIYYMLIKTGFLPPIIFMGVGALTDFGPMLRNLRLSIFGAAAQLGIFTVLLVSILMGFTPKEAASLGIIGGADGPTAIFTTIKLAPHLLGPIAIAAYSYMALVPVIIPLVVKLLCSKKELSINMKEQEKKYPSKTEIKNLRVLKIIFPIVVTTVVALFVPSAVPLIGMLMFGNLVKEIGSNTFRLFDAASNSIMNAATIFLGLSVGATMTTEAFLNWTTIGIVIGGFLAFALSITGGILFVKLVNLFSKKKINPLIGATGLSAVPMASRVANEIALKYDSKNHVLQYCMASNISGVIGSAVAAGVLISFLA comes from the coding sequence ATGAACGAGATATTTGAGAACTTATATGAGATGACTGCGTTCAGTAATATCATTGCCGAACCGCAGTTCCTGATAATGTATGCTATCGCGTTTGTCCTGCTTTATCTGGGTATCAAGAAACAGTACGAACCGTTGTTGCTTGTCCCTATCGCTTTCGGTGTGTTGCTTGCCAACTTTCCCGGTGGTGATATGGGAGTGATTCAGGCAGACGAGAATGGCATGGTAATGATAAACGGAGTGATGAAGAACATTTGGGAAATGCCTTTGCATGACATTGCCCATGAATTGGGACTGATGAACTTCATTTATTATATGTTGATTAAAACCGGCTTCTTGCCTCCGATTATCTTTATGGGTGTCGGTGCATTAACGGACTTCGGGCCGATGTTGCGTAATCTGCGTCTTTCTATTTTCGGTGCTGCCGCACAACTCGGTATCTTTACCGTACTGTTGGTATCTATCTTAATGGGATTCACTCCGAAAGAAGCAGCTTCTCTCGGTATCATCGGTGGTGCGGATGGCCCTACGGCTATCTTCACAACGATCAAACTGGCTCCTCATCTGTTGGGCCCGATTGCTATTGCCGCTTATTCTTATATGGCATTGGTTCCGGTGATTATTCCGTTGGTGGTGAAACTTCTTTGTTCTAAGAAAGAGTTGAGTATCAATATGAAAGAGCAGGAGAAGAAATATCCTTCAAAGACCGAAATTAAGAATTTGCGTGTATTGAAGATAATTTTCCCGATTGTAGTAACTACGGTTGTAGCGCTTTTCGTGCCGAGTGCAGTACCTTTGATTGGTATGTTGATGTTCGGTAACCTGGTGAAAGAGATCGGAAGTAATACTTTCCGTTTGTTCGATGCAGCTTCCAATAGTATCATGAATGCCGCCACTATCTTCTTAGGATTATCAGTGGGTGCTACAATGACTACAGAAGCTTTCCTGAACTGGACAACAATCGGTATCGTTATAGGTGGTTTCCTTGCATTCGCCCTTTCTATTACAGGTGGTATTTTGTTTGTGAAACTGGTGAATCTCTTTTCCAAAAAGAAGATCAATCCTCTTATTGGTGCAACCGGATTGAGTGCTGTTCCAATGGCAAGCCGTGTGGCGAATGAGATTGCTTTGAAGTACGACTCCAAGAATCACGTCTTGCAGTATTGTATGGCAAGTAACATCTCCGGAGTAATCGGTTCTGCCGTGGCTGCGGGTGTGTTGATTTCCTTCCTTGCATAA
- a CDS encoding biotin/lipoyl-containing protein, which yields MKREVKFSLVFRDMWQSAGKYVPRVDQLVKVAPAIIEMGCFARVETNGGGFEQVNLLFGENPNRAVREWTKPFHEAGIQTHMLDRALNGLRMSPVPADVRKLFYKVKKAQGTDITRTFCGLNDVRNIAPSITYAKEAGMISQCSLCITHSPIHTVEYYTNMALELIKLGADEICIKDMAGIGRPVSLGKIVANIKAAHPEIPVQYHSHAGPGFNMASILEVCEAGCDYIDVGMEPLSWGTGHADLLSVQAMLKDAGYQVPEINMEAYMKVRGMIQEFMDDFLGLYISPKNRLMNSLLIAPGLPGGMMGSLMADLETNLESINKYKAKHNLPFMTQDQLLIKLFDEVAYVWPRVGYPPLVTPFSQYVKNLAMMNVMAMEKGKDRWGMIADDIWDMILGKAGRLPGKLAPEIIEKAEREGRKFFEGNPQDNYPDSLDKYRKLMKENKWEVGEDDEELFEYAMHPAQYEAYKSGKAKEDFLEDVAKRRAEKDKSPEEDAKPKTLTVQVDGQAYRVTVAYGDAELPATPAAAAAPAGEGQDVLSPLEGKFFLVKNAQETAMKVGDVVKEGDVLCYVEAMKTYNAIRAEFGGTITAICANPGDTVSEDDVLMKIG from the coding sequence ATGAAAAGAGAAGTAAAGTTTAGTTTGGTATTCCGAGATATGTGGCAGTCAGCCGGAAAATATGTACCTCGTGTAGACCAACTCGTGAAGGTAGCTCCTGCCATTATTGAAATGGGCTGTTTTGCCCGTGTAGAAACTAATGGCGGAGGTTTTGAACAGGTAAATTTATTGTTTGGCGAAAACCCGAATAGAGCCGTGCGCGAATGGACAAAGCCATTTCACGAAGCAGGCATTCAAACCCATATGCTCGACCGCGCACTGAACGGACTCCGGATGAGCCCCGTTCCGGCGGATGTCCGCAAATTGTTCTACAAAGTGAAGAAAGCGCAAGGTACAGATATCACCCGTACATTCTGCGGATTGAATGATGTACGCAACATTGCTCCTTCTATTACATACGCCAAAGAGGCAGGAATGATTTCACAATGCTCGCTTTGTATCACTCATTCGCCCATTCATACTGTAGAGTACTACACCAATATGGCGTTGGAACTTATCAAATTGGGGGCGGACGAGATTTGTATCAAAGATATGGCAGGCATCGGTCGCCCCGTTTCATTGGGCAAGATTGTGGCGAATATCAAAGCGGCACATCCCGAAATACCTGTACAGTATCATAGTCATGCAGGTCCTGGATTTAATATGGCAAGTATTCTTGAGGTATGCGAAGCCGGTTGTGATTATATTGACGTAGGTATGGAACCACTTTCATGGGGTACAGGACATGCCGACCTGCTGAGTGTTCAGGCTATGCTGAAGGATGCCGGTTATCAGGTGCCGGAAATCAATATGGAAGCCTATATGAAGGTGCGTGGCATGATTCAAGAGTTTATGGACGATTTCCTCGGATTGTACATCAGCCCGAAAAACCGTCTGATGAATTCTCTGCTTATCGCTCCCGGACTTCCCGGCGGTATGATGGGTAGTTTAATGGCAGACCTCGAAACGAATCTGGAATCTATCAACAAATATAAGGCAAAGCATAATCTGCCGTTTATGACGCAAGACCAGCTTCTGATTAAGTTGTTCGACGAAGTTGCCTATGTATGGCCTCGTGTCGGTTATCCTCCGTTGGTGACTCCGTTCAGCCAGTATGTGAAGAACCTTGCCATGATGAATGTGATGGCTATGGAGAAAGGCAAAGACCGTTGGGGAATGATTGCCGATGATATTTGGGATATGATTCTGGGGAAAGCCGGACGTTTGCCGGGCAAACTTGCTCCCGAAATCATCGAAAAGGCCGAGCGCGAAGGTCGCAAATTCTTCGAAGGAAATCCGCAGGACAACTATCCGGATTCTCTCGACAAGTACCGCAAGTTGATGAAAGAAAATAAGTGGGAAGTGGGCGAAGATGACGAGGAACTCTTCGAGTACGCCATGCATCCGGCTCAATACGAAGCTTATAAGAGTGGAAAAGCGAAAGAGGACTTCTTGGAAGACGTTGCAAAACGCCGTGCAGAGAAAGATAAGTCTCCTGAAGAAGATGCAAAACCAAAGACATTGACTGTACAGGTAGACGGACAGGCTTACCGTGTGACCGTAGCTTATGGCGATGCCGAACTTCCTGCTACACCTGCTGCCGCTGCCGCACCGGCAGGAGAGGGACAGGATGTTCTTTCTCCGCTTGAGGGTAAATTCTTTTTAGTGAAGAATGCGCAGGAAACTGCTATGAAAGTAGGTGACGTGGTGAAAGAAGGTGATGTGCTGTGCTATGTGGAAGCAATGAAAACTTATAACGCCATTCGTGCAGAATTTGGTGGTACAATTACTGCTATCTGCGCTAACCCGGGAGACACTGTTTCAGAAGATGATGTATTAATGAAGATAGGATAA
- a CDS encoding OadG family protein codes for MENIETAILLMVVGMATVFVILLIVIYLGKLLITLVNKYAPEEVAPAKQETPRGPAPIPGNILAAITAAVNVVTQGKGKVTKVEKL; via the coding sequence ATGGAAAATATCGAAACAGCGATTCTGCTGATGGTGGTCGGAATGGCTACCGTATTTGTTATTCTGCTGATTGTGATTTATTTAGGTAAATTGCTGATTACTTTAGTCAACAAGTATGCTCCCGAAGAAGTGGCTCCTGCCAAACAGGAAACGCCGAGAGGTCCTGCGCCTATTCCGGGGAATATCTTGGCTGCCATTACTGCGGCCGTGAATGTTGTGACACAAGGTAAGGGAAAGGTCACCAAAGTAGAAAAGTTATAA
- a CDS encoding FecR family protein codes for MEDNTELLEKYIEEGKLPLKGELFSRKAKIAEKLRLHREESRRITVSRQRKRGGERSAALYWGIVAMFIVLLGIGGYYFSEEKLVTETTAMDYELPDGSKVKLMGNSSLSYNRVTWFWERKLQLLGKALFKVTPGKTFTVQTEAGDVSVLGTKFLVVQQGKKMLVNCEEGSVKVATPVGQRTLTAGQSVRCDETKIVPVERKVPTPEAEYPEVLGYEDDPLINVVADIEQIFKLTVIGHEKCEGLTYSGTVLTRDLNATLENVFGSSGIGYQLREKEIILE; via the coding sequence ATGGAGGATAATACGGAACTTTTAGAAAAATATATCGAAGAAGGTAAGCTTCCTCTGAAAGGCGAGTTGTTTTCCCGTAAGGCGAAGATTGCTGAGAAGTTGAGGTTGCATCGTGAAGAAAGTCGTCGGATTACTGTAAGCCGCCAACGGAAACGGGGAGGTGAAAGGTCGGCAGCCCTGTATTGGGGAATAGTGGCTATGTTTATTGTTCTTTTGGGAATAGGTGGTTACTATTTCTCAGAGGAAAAACTAGTAACGGAAACTACGGCAATGGATTATGAACTGCCGGATGGCAGTAAAGTAAAGCTGATGGGAAACTCTTCTCTGTCTTATAATCGCGTCACATGGTTTTGGGAACGTAAACTTCAACTATTGGGAAAAGCTTTGTTTAAAGTGACTCCCGGAAAGACTTTTACGGTTCAGACCGAAGCCGGAGACGTTTCAGTGCTCGGAACCAAATTCCTGGTGGTACAACAAGGAAAGAAAATGCTTGTAAACTGTGAAGAGGGCAGCGTGAAAGTTGCGACGCCGGTGGGACAACGGACATTGACTGCAGGACAGAGTGTTCGGTGTGACGAAACTAAGATAGTACCTGTGGAAAGAAAGGTACCAACACCGGAAGCCGAATACCCGGAAGTTCTGGGCTATGAAGACGACCCGCTGATTAATGTAGTGGCGGATATCGAACAAATATTCAAATTGACAGTTATCGGGCATGAGAAATGTGAAGGGCTGACTTATAGTGGAACGGTTCTGACTAGAGACTTGAATGCGACGTTGGAAAATGTCTTCGGTTCTTCCGGAATCGGTTATCAACTTCGAGAGAAAGAAATTATTTTAGAATAA